One Bacteroidia bacterium genomic region harbors:
- a CDS encoding PorP/SprF family type IX secretion system membrane protein — MMFLKRITLWVVALLIVREGLAQDLNYSLIYATPNAINPAYVGLVEGKMRFNLTHRYRQQTASAAYNSSILTGDLNLNSEKFKGGVGVLFSTDLASYIRTNQMQICAAYDIPLGVKVRYDHLRAGVQLGFAQRHIEDSRLFFEDQYDGDAFSKPTQETSLARFSKANLDISSGITYYRTQKIKGNPEFNPWAGFAVYHINQPHVGFYGFKEDKQSIRFAANFGGKLRTRTPLDLNANILYLRHNNSQLANYTFFARWVFFDKGIWFSHENASIMLGATARSTESIVFFSGFEFDKRLSFAFCFDFVTSKAHLINGNFGGIQLMLHYNIGFRNLDRKTSALPFPTF, encoded by the coding sequence ATGATGTTTCTAAAAAGAATAACACTTTGGGTGGTCGCTTTGCTAATAGTTAGGGAGGGTTTAGCACAAGACCTGAATTATTCTCTGATATATGCAACGCCTAACGCCATTAATCCGGCTTATGTGGGGCTTGTAGAGGGGAAAATGCGTTTTAACCTTACTCACCGGTATCGCCAGCAAACGGCTTCGGCTGCCTATAACTCCTCTATTCTTACCGGAGACCTGAATTTGAATAGTGAAAAATTTAAAGGTGGAGTAGGGGTTCTGTTTTCTACAGACTTAGCCAGCTATATCCGTACTAACCAAATGCAGATATGCGCTGCCTATGATATTCCCTTAGGTGTAAAGGTTCGTTATGACCACCTACGTGCCGGCGTTCAGTTAGGCTTTGCCCAAAGACACATCGAAGATTCTCGGCTGTTCTTTGAAGACCAATATGACGGAGACGCTTTCTCTAAACCAACCCAAGAAACATCATTAGCTCGCTTTTCCAAAGCTAACTTAGATATTTCAAGCGGCATAACGTACTACCGTACGCAAAAAATTAAAGGTAATCCAGAATTTAACCCGTGGGCAGGCTTTGCCGTATATCACATTAACCAACCGCACGTCGGGTTCTATGGCTTTAAAGAAGATAAGCAATCTATCCGTTTCGCAGCCAATTTCGGTGGAAAACTTAGGACGCGAACCCCCCTCGATTTGAATGCAAATATCTTATACCTAAGACATAATAATTCCCAACTTGCTAACTATACTTTTTTTGCCAGATGGGTATTTTTTGATAAAGGAATATGGTTTTCTCATGAAAACGCCTCCATTATGCTCGGAGCAACAGCCCGCTCTACTGAATCTATCGTATTTTTCTCCGGCTTTGAATTTGATAAACGCTTATCATTTGCCTTTTGCTTTGATTTTGTTACCTCTAAAGCACACCTAATTAACGGTAATTTTGGTGGAATTCAACTAATGCTTCACTATAATATTGGATTTCGTAATTTAGATAGAAAAACATCGGCACTTCCATTTCCAACATTTTAA
- a CDS encoding PAS domain S-box protein — translation MSATYVAIRENRKREQLARKSTRNLSLGMLVASIVMAIAFITCLLVFKITGQWLYLSLTVIGVSLIAIGYMVFRLYNIVGFTTAVVEKKATETVDKTEGKFKALIQNSMDIITIIDIKGKILYLSPSSERILGYPIDEMLNLSIYELMHSEDHCLLQNALDKGESFVFSYRMQHYDGTWLYFESIGTNLTNNPQIKGVVINSRDITDRKKEEEERRQKEIAAVRLSFEKAKTEKEKEIIEASKAELEKAYQIIEHHNHEITDSITYAFRIQTALLPPIENIQQIIPQSFVLWRPKDIVSGDFFWFAQIGHRSLIATADCTGHGVPGAFMTMIGNTLLNQIVMADDIYQPNEILERLHLGVRKALKQAEEGSKSRDGMDIAFTMIDHNTKTLYYAAANRPLYFVRNGELEEYKADKYSIGGLQTEKERHFTSNEISLQPGDTYYIFSDGYHDQFGGSKGRKFMTKQLKEKLIAIQDMNMESQREFLDKTIVDWMGTREQIDDILVVGVRI, via the coding sequence ATGTCTGCAACATACGTAGCTATACGCGAGAATCGTAAACGAGAACAACTCGCTCGCAAAAGTACCCGCAACCTAAGTCTGGGTATGTTAGTCGCTTCCATTGTCATGGCAATTGCTTTTATCACTTGCCTGTTAGTTTTTAAAATTACGGGACAGTGGCTGTATCTGTCATTAACGGTTATTGGCGTATCCTTAATAGCAATCGGATATATGGTTTTTCGCCTCTACAATATTGTAGGATTTACAACTGCGGTAGTTGAAAAAAAAGCAACAGAAACGGTTGATAAAACCGAAGGAAAATTTAAAGCCTTGATACAAAATTCAATGGACATCATTACAATTATTGATATCAAAGGAAAAATTTTGTACCTAAGCCCTTCCAGCGAACGTATTTTGGGCTACCCAATAGATGAAATGCTGAACCTTAGCATCTATGAACTGATGCACTCAGAAGACCATTGCCTGCTTCAAAACGCATTAGATAAAGGAGAATCTTTTGTGTTTTCTTACCGGATGCAACATTACGATGGAACATGGCTCTACTTTGAATCCATAGGAACAAACCTAACCAATAACCCACAAATCAAGGGCGTGGTGATTAACTCCCGTGATATTACTGACAGAAAAAAAGAAGAAGAAGAACGCCGCCAAAAAGAAATTGCTGCCGTAAGACTTAGTTTTGAAAAAGCCAAAACCGAAAAAGAAAAAGAAATTATTGAGGCTTCAAAAGCTGAATTGGAAAAAGCCTACCAAATTATTGAACATCATAATCATGAAATTACAGATTCAATAACGTATGCTTTTCGTATCCAAACGGCATTATTACCCCCAATTGAAAATATCCAGCAAATTATCCCGCAGTCATTTGTATTATGGCGGCCAAAAGATATTGTAAGCGGGGACTTCTTCTGGTTTGCCCAGATTGGCCACCGTTCCCTAATTGCAACGGCAGACTGTACCGGCCACGGTGTCCCCGGCGCATTCATGACAATGATTGGAAATACACTCCTAAATCAAATTGTTATGGCTGATGATATTTATCAACCCAACGAGATCTTAGAAAGACTGCATCTTGGCGTTAGAAAAGCCCTAAAACAAGCCGAAGAAGGCTCTAAGTCAAGGGACGGTATGGACATCGCCTTTACAATGATTGACCACAATACCAAAACCCTGTATTACGCGGCTGCCAATAGACCGCTATACTTTGTCAGAAATGGCGAATTAGAAGAATATAAAGCCGATAAATATTCAATCGGAGGCTTACAGACAGAAAAAGAAAGGCACTTTACATCCAATGAAATCTCATTACAGCCCGGAGATACTTATTACATTTTCTCTGACGGATACCATGACCAATTCGGTGGCTCCAAAGGCCGTAAATTTATGACTAAACAACTCAAAGAAAAGCTAATCGCAATCCAAGATATGAATATGGAAAGCCAACGAGAGTTTTTAGATAAAACTATCGTTGATTGGATGGGAACCAGAGAGCAAATTGATGATATTCTGGTAGTTGGCGTACGCATATAA
- a CDS encoding SMI1/KNR4 family protein, which yields MENIPKLEKIYPPVSIQLIDKMEKKLGISLPQIYREFLLQYNGGIPFYNTYDVISDQTKIILYKIVITQFLGISQGSPDDIETVYNAVKSRIPPKVLPIAYDQFKNIICVATDEIDLGKIYFCALIPKIPGLSDIMGMQQKILVASNFEHFVEKLYRQRFL from the coding sequence ATGGAAAATATTCCTAAATTAGAAAAAATATATCCTCCCGTTTCGATTCAGCTTATAGATAAAATGGAAAAGAAGTTGGGAATATCTTTACCCCAGATATACCGAGAATTTTTGCTGCAATATAATGGCGGAATACCTTTTTACAACACCTATGACGTTATTTCTGACCAAACAAAAATTATTCTCTATAAGATAGTTATAACTCAGTTTTTAGGAATATCTCAAGGTTCTCCGGATGATATTGAAACGGTTTATAATGCCGTTAAGTCCAGAATTCCACCTAAGGTGCTGCCAATAGCATACGACCAATTTAAAAATATTATCTGTGTAGCTACTGACGAAATAGATTTGGGTAAAATATATTTCTGTGCGCTAATACCTAAAATACCAGGGCTTTCTGATATAATGGGAATGCAGCAAAAAATATTAGTAGCCTCTAACTTTGAGCATTTTGTAGAAAAACTATATAGACAAAGGTTTCTATAA
- the mutL gene encoding DNA mismatch repair endonuclease MutL, with the protein MSDSKIQLLPDSLANQIAAGEVVQRPASVVKELLENAIDAGATRILLRIEDAGKTLILIQDNGCGMEFHDARMCFERHATSKIKTTKDLFQIKTLGFRGEALASIAAVAQVELKTKQNESKIGTIVTIEGGTILKHEPFPTTEGSILSIRNLFFNVPARRNFLKSNTTELKQIIAEFQRIALSYPAVHFSLEIDTQTATDYFPTTLSGRICQIYPWIKETDLLAVSESTPMLSISGYVGTPAIARKTRGEQFLFVNGRFVKDYSVNHAVTTAYRQTLPAETLPVYVLNLTIDPAKTDINIHPTKSEIKFEDDRLVYGVVNSAVKKAIGQTLSLPDIADFQLQRAITEVQNRDISENEPTIQSMYRSENTHKPESFAHLLDKLYKPIQENNSKSSLFSDSYKNTTFTPLFTPFWLVRQSDELFLLQAEAARERVWYERYLAALKGSQIASQKLLYPQRLLLSPEQHIVLAELIPTLAKIGFEIIPYNENSWLITALPFGLAFNEAESQLLSILDSPDSVSIQYPKEQIALNFCRSHQTSALTIEQITNLWSELSRCQEKYVSPFGEVIQKKISKQDVESWF; encoded by the coding sequence ATGTCTGACTCCAAGATACAACTATTACCGGATTCCTTAGCAAACCAAATTGCTGCAGGCGAAGTGGTGCAAAGACCGGCCTCAGTGGTAAAAGAATTATTAGAAAATGCCATTGACGCAGGAGCAACCCGAATATTATTACGCATTGAAGATGCCGGAAAAACACTTATTCTCATTCAAGATAATGGCTGCGGAATGGAGTTCCATGACGCGCGTATGTGCTTTGAGCGGCACGCAACCTCCAAAATAAAAACAACTAAGGATTTATTCCAAATCAAAACATTGGGTTTCAGAGGAGAAGCCCTTGCCAGTATTGCGGCAGTAGCACAGGTAGAACTCAAAACAAAGCAAAATGAAAGCAAAATAGGTACAATCGTAACCATCGAAGGAGGAACTATTTTAAAACATGAGCCGTTTCCCACCACCGAAGGCAGCATTTTGAGCATCAGAAACTTATTTTTTAACGTACCGGCAAGACGTAACTTCCTGAAATCCAACACAACAGAACTAAAACAAATTATTGCAGAATTTCAAAGAATTGCATTGAGCTATCCGGCAGTTCATTTTAGCTTAGAAATTGATACTCAAACGGCAACGGATTATTTCCCAACAACTTTATCCGGTCGTATTTGCCAAATTTATCCATGGATAAAAGAAACTGATTTATTAGCTGTTTCGGAAAGCACACCCATGCTTTCTATCAGCGGCTATGTAGGTACTCCGGCAATAGCCCGAAAAACAAGAGGAGAGCAGTTTCTATTTGTAAACGGTCGCTTTGTCAAGGATTACTCTGTAAATCATGCCGTTACAACTGCATACCGGCAAACATTACCTGCCGAAACATTGCCCGTTTATGTCCTTAACCTGACCATAGATCCCGCTAAAACCGATATTAACATCCATCCAACAAAATCAGAAATTAAATTTGAAGACGACCGCCTTGTTTACGGTGTTGTTAATAGTGCCGTCAAGAAAGCCATAGGGCAAACTTTATCTTTACCGGATATAGCTGATTTTCAACTACAAAGAGCTATTACAGAAGTACAAAATCGGGATATTTCTGAAAATGAACCCACTATTCAAAGTATGTATCGTTCGGAAAACACCCATAAACCGGAATCTTTTGCTCATCTATTAGATAAGTTATACAAGCCCATTCAGGAAAACAATAGCAAATCCTCTTTATTTTCAGATAGTTACAAAAACACTACGTTTACTCCTTTGTTTACGCCATTTTGGTTGGTTCGGCAATCTGATGAACTTTTTTTATTACAGGCCGAAGCTGCCCGGGAACGGGTGTGGTATGAGCGTTATTTGGCTGCGCTTAAAGGAAGTCAAATCGCAAGCCAAAAACTGTTGTACCCGCAACGATTATTGCTTTCGCCGGAACAACATATTGTTTTAGCAGAGTTAATCCCAACTTTAGCTAAAATTGGGTTTGAAATAATTCCCTATAATGAAAATTCTTGGCTAATCACGGCACTACCTTTTGGCTTAGCTTTTAATGAAGCAGAAAGCCAATTGCTTTCTATTTTGGATAGCCCCGATTCGGTGTCAATACAATATCCCAAAGAACAAATTGCGCTGAATTTCTGCCGGTCGCATCAAACATCAGCCTTAACCATAGAGCAAATCACCAATTTATGGTCAGAACTAAGCCGCTGCCAAGAAAAATACGTCAGCCCGTTTGGGGAAGTTATTCAAAAGAAAATCTCTAAACAAGATGTAGAAAGCTGGTTTTAG
- the uvrB gene encoding excinuclease ABC subunit UvrB has protein sequence MSFQLVSEYSPTGDQPEAIAQLVQGVLAGDSNQVLLGVTGSGKTFTMANVIAQTNRPTLILSHNKTLAAQLYAEFRQFFPKSLVEFFISYYDYYQPEAYIAVTDTFIEKDLAVNSEIEKLRLRATSALLSGRRDIIIVSSVSCIYGIGRPEDYANSILEIRLGERLNRSTFLYGLVQIYYSRSEIEFKHGNFRVRGDTIEVFPAYDDFGIRIIFWGDEVEKISKFDPINGKTIADMADYTIFPANLFVTSKEVLNKAIYQIQDELVAQIDYFEQSRRPLEAKRVKERTEFDLEMMRELGYCSGVENYSRYLTEREPGSRPYTLLDYFPDDFLLFIDESHVTIPQVGGMYGGDKSRKLELIEHGFRLPSALDNRPLRFDEFESVQNQTIYVSATPADYELLRSNGVVVEQIIRPTGLLDPPVEIRPLYNQVDDLVEEIHQELELKNRVLVTTLTKRMSEELARYLSEVGIATRYLHSGIEALERVNILNELREGKIDVLVGINLLREGLDLPEVGLVAILDADKEGFLRSARAFIQIAGRAARNVHGRVILYADKITRSMQKLLDETERRRIKQLEYNQIHGIIPQSTTKQVQEIIIGHKNKTEKIYNQSNDNSIQAADPIAPYLTPQQLNKLISESKKRMEQAAQELNFTEAARFRDEMKNYEKELKDRSKN, from the coding sequence ATGTCATTTCAATTAGTTTCTGAATATTCTCCGACTGGCGACCAGCCGGAGGCTATTGCTCAATTGGTGCAGGGGGTTCTTGCCGGAGATTCAAATCAGGTTTTATTAGGCGTAACCGGATCCGGTAAAACGTTTACTATGGCCAATGTGATAGCTCAAACCAACCGCCCTACACTCATACTTTCTCACAATAAAACCCTTGCAGCACAGTTGTATGCCGAGTTTAGGCAGTTTTTTCCCAAAAGCTTAGTAGAATTTTTTATTTCTTATTATGATTATTACCAGCCCGAAGCCTATATCGCCGTTACAGATACCTTCATAGAAAAAGATTTAGCCGTTAATTCCGAAATTGAAAAATTACGGTTAAGAGCTACCTCTGCTTTATTAAGCGGCAGAAGAGATATTATCATAGTAAGCTCTGTTTCATGTATTTATGGAATCGGCAGGCCGGAAGATTATGCCAATAGTATTTTGGAAATCCGTTTGGGAGAACGGCTTAACAGATCTACGTTTTTGTATGGGTTGGTACAGATTTATTATTCCCGAAGTGAAATCGAGTTTAAACACGGTAACTTTCGGGTCAGAGGAGATACCATAGAGGTTTTTCCGGCCTATGACGATTTTGGAATACGAATTATCTTTTGGGGTGATGAGGTTGAAAAAATAAGTAAATTTGACCCTATTAATGGCAAAACCATTGCTGATATGGCTGATTATACAATTTTTCCGGCCAACCTCTTTGTTACCTCCAAAGAAGTGTTAAATAAAGCCATTTATCAGATTCAAGATGAGTTAGTAGCTCAAATTGATTATTTTGAACAAAGTAGGAGGCCTCTTGAAGCTAAGCGAGTGAAAGAGCGCACAGAGTTTGATTTAGAGATGATGCGTGAGCTTGGGTATTGTAGTGGTGTAGAAAATTATTCCAGATACCTCACAGAGCGTGAACCAGGATCCCGCCCATACACCCTCTTAGATTATTTTCCGGATGATTTTCTACTCTTTATTGATGAGAGCCATGTTACTATTCCGCAAGTCGGAGGTATGTATGGCGGAGATAAATCCAGAAAATTAGAACTTATTGAGCATGGATTTCGATTACCCTCTGCATTAGATAACCGGCCTTTACGTTTTGATGAGTTTGAATCTGTTCAAAATCAGACTATTTATGTGAGCGCAACGCCCGCCGATTATGAATTATTACGCTCTAACGGCGTTGTAGTAGAGCAAATTATCCGCCCCACAGGGCTACTTGACCCTCCAGTAGAAATACGCCCACTTTACAATCAAGTTGATGATTTGGTAGAAGAAATCCACCAAGAACTTGAGCTAAAAAATCGGGTTTTAGTTACTACCTTAACCAAACGAATGTCCGAAGAGTTAGCTCGCTATCTCAGCGAAGTGGGAATCGCTACCAGATACCTTCATTCAGGCATTGAAGCATTAGAACGGGTAAATATTCTGAATGAATTAAGGGAAGGAAAAATTGATGTTTTAGTAGGTATCAATTTACTCAGGGAGGGATTAGACCTCCCTGAAGTTGGGTTGGTAGCTATCTTAGATGCTGATAAAGAGGGATTTTTGCGATCTGCGCGGGCATTTATCCAAATTGCAGGAAGAGCAGCCAGAAACGTTCACGGAAGAGTAATCTTGTATGCCGATAAAATTACCCGATCTATGCAAAAATTACTCGACGAAACCGAACGCAGAAGGATCAAACAGTTGGAATACAACCAAATACATGGAATTATCCCTCAAAGCACAACAAAGCAGGTTCAAGAAATTATTATCGGGCACAAAAATAAAACCGAAAAAATATATAACCAATCTAATGATAATTCTATTCAGGCAGCAGATCCCATTGCCCCTTATCTAACACCCCAGCAACTGAATAAGTTAATCTCAGAAAGCAAAAAACGCATGGAACAAGCGGCTCAAGAACTCAACTTCACCGAAGCCGCCCGCTTTCGCGATGAAATGAAAAACTATGAAAAAGAACTCAAAGACCGCTCCAAAAACTGA
- a CDS encoding HD domain-containing protein produces MEVQRRGDNFIQKQAEEIIQWLPQRYREILSRCPQNPKYHREGSVMNHTRLVTEVCLEYLQAANLSQTAARILKWACLLHDIGKPSVTRYEQGRWTARGHEAAGVSIARHILLSHAPELSTFEKQTICQLVKWHYAPFRWMKANRPFNLMESLHSSCDIRLLGVFAQIDFKGRICEDWIENQDLLSAFNTKVVHHVEQKLGNFHDFQDDFQKATVVQKNYMNYLLDQRSLQRPDTIPKSAFNTEKNVGKTVYLPIATNFSNILHGLDQHIGTERLFNPTSKHNLSEIELLHFKRWCELNPAYILGLNFPLWHRPTAKFLTRMLAESGFTVVHLFWDESWETLLSRNPQLQDTQLRQQAWVEHLSMQYFHPWLAHETVFVSYNT; encoded by the coding sequence ATGGAAGTTCAAAGAAGGGGAGATAATTTTATTCAAAAACAAGCTGAAGAAATTATTCAGTGGCTTCCGCAGCGGTATCGGGAAATTCTATCCAGATGTCCGCAAAACCCTAAGTATCACAGAGAAGGCAGTGTGATGAATCACACTCGCTTGGTTACGGAAGTTTGTTTGGAGTATCTACAAGCTGCTAATCTAAGCCAAACCGCAGCACGTATCTTAAAGTGGGCTTGCTTGCTACATGATATTGGGAAACCTTCCGTTACACGTTACGAGCAAGGACGCTGGACAGCTCGCGGGCATGAAGCTGCCGGCGTTTCAATAGCACGGCACATATTGCTTTCCCATGCACCGGAATTATCTACCTTTGAAAAACAAACTATTTGCCAACTCGTTAAATGGCATTATGCACCTTTTAGGTGGATGAAAGCAAACCGGCCATTTAACTTAATGGAAAGCCTACACTCCAGCTGTGATATAAGACTTCTCGGCGTTTTTGCCCAAATTGATTTTAAAGGACGTATTTGCGAAGATTGGATAGAAAATCAGGATTTATTATCTGCCTTTAATACCAAAGTAGTTCATCATGTTGAGCAAAAATTAGGTAACTTTCATGATTTTCAAGATGATTTTCAAAAAGCCACTGTGGTTCAGAAAAACTACATGAACTATTTGTTAGATCAACGCTCCCTTCAAAGGCCGGATACTATTCCCAAAAGTGCTTTCAATACTGAAAAGAATGTAGGTAAAACGGTTTATTTACCTATCGCAACTAATTTTTCAAATATTCTGCATGGCCTCGATCAGCATATTGGCACTGAGAGGCTTTTTAATCCTACATCTAAGCATAATCTTTCTGAAATTGAGTTACTTCACTTTAAACGGTGGTGTGAGTTGAACCCTGCCTATATTTTAGGGTTAAATTTTCCATTATGGCATCGGCCAACCGCAAAGTTTTTAACCCGAATGCTTGCCGAAAGTGGGTTTACCGTAGTGCATTTATTTTGGGACGAGTCATGGGAAACTTTATTGAGCCGGAATCCGCAATTACAAGATACTCAACTACGCCAACAAGCTTGGGTTGAGCATCTTTCTATGCAATATTTTCATCCGTGGCTCGCTCATGAAACTGTTTTTGTTTCCTATAATACATGA
- a CDS encoding peptidylprolyl isomerase, with translation MQKLFVAVCFLGLPILLLAQPKPTGNSPALLTFSDKNKTTVSKAEFEYVYQKNSGGQSAAKNHTAAQYRDYLSLYTKFKRKVIEAYELGLDTSQSFKDEFMQYQKQLSQPYLIEREVLDKLITEAYQRYQFRIKASHILIKCTIDANPADSLQAYQKAIAIRDSVLKYHQTFENMAKHHSDDPSAATNGGDLGFFTVFEMVYPFETGAYQTPKGEISMPIRSQYGYHLIKVADKQPAQGSKRAAHIIIRYGENYRSKDSTQALQLVNELYRRLTAGEDFAELAKEFSEDPNTAKRGGDLGTDRLLPEMDNAKANLKKGEFSKPFQTRFGYHILKVTEETPLKTFEQAKAELKGKVSKDSRAKISEKKLIERLKKEYNFKQNTANIQKFEQNLKQDYVYPNFTGDSLGEALAQLELFSFADKQYTVKQLLAFNQNNRNRNNLNQSIKQALANDIDAFIEKMLLDYEQTRLEFKYPEFRNLVKEYKEGILLFTLTEKKVWKRAVEDTIGLKTYYESHKDSFPRKESVRIKEYRASDSTVLAEVKTMLQNGQNDVAIDTIINVKTSKLRIIPIIYEKESNALSREMANKQLNYTTPIKKEVNVYLFYRLAEILPVGIKTYEEAKAECITRYQTQLEKEWEVSLEKNYPVKINEEVFKTLFK, from the coding sequence ATGCAAAAACTTTTTGTAGCTGTTTGTTTTTTAGGATTACCGATACTTTTGTTAGCCCAACCCAAACCAACAGGAAATTCCCCCGCACTTCTTACTTTTTCTGACAAAAACAAAACTACGGTTTCCAAAGCTGAGTTTGAATACGTTTATCAAAAGAATAGTGGGGGGCAATCTGCTGCCAAAAACCATACCGCAGCTCAATACCGAGACTACTTATCATTATACACCAAATTTAAGCGTAAAGTCATTGAGGCATACGAGCTTGGGTTAGATACTTCACAATCTTTCAAGGATGAGTTTATGCAATATCAAAAGCAGCTATCGCAGCCATATCTCATTGAGAGAGAAGTGTTAGATAAGTTGATAACGGAGGCTTATCAGCGGTATCAATTTAGGATAAAGGCAAGCCATATTTTGATAAAGTGTACCATTGATGCAAACCCAGCGGATTCTTTGCAGGCATATCAGAAGGCTATCGCTATACGCGATTCTGTGTTAAAGTATCATCAAACTTTTGAGAATATGGCTAAACATCATTCTGATGACCCGAGTGCCGCAACCAACGGCGGAGATTTAGGATTTTTTACCGTTTTTGAAATGGTATATCCTTTTGAAACTGGGGCTTATCAAACTCCTAAAGGGGAGATTTCTATGCCTATTCGCTCACAATATGGTTATCACTTGATTAAGGTAGCCGATAAGCAGCCTGCCCAGGGATCTAAACGCGCTGCCCACATCATTATTCGCTACGGGGAAAACTACAGAAGTAAAGATTCTACTCAGGCCTTACAGTTAGTAAACGAATTATACAGACGCTTAACAGCCGGTGAAGACTTTGCAGAGCTCGCTAAGGAATTTTCTGAAGACCCAAACACAGCCAAACGCGGCGGAGACCTCGGCACAGATAGATTACTCCCAGAAATGGATAACGCCAAAGCGAACCTCAAAAAAGGTGAATTTTCAAAACCATTCCAAACCCGATTCGGCTATCATATCCTAAAAGTTACCGAAGAAACTCCCCTAAAAACCTTTGAACAAGCCAAAGCTGAACTTAAAGGTAAGGTTTCCAAAGATAGTCGCGCAAAAATATCCGAAAAGAAACTTATTGAAAGACTAAAAAAGGAATACAACTTTAAGCAAAATACTGCCAACATCCAAAAATTTGAGCAAAATCTAAAACAAGATTATGTGTATCCTAACTTTACCGGAGATAGTTTAGGCGAGGCTTTAGCCCAATTAGAACTTTTCTCTTTCGCAGACAAGCAATACACCGTTAAGCAACTATTAGCTTTTAACCAAAATAACCGAAATAGAAACAACTTAAATCAATCTATTAAACAAGCATTGGCTAATGATATTGATGCATTTATCGAAAAAATGCTTTTAGATTATGAGCAAACCCGCCTTGAATTCAAGTATCCCGAATTTCGCAACTTAGTTAAGGAATACAAAGAAGGAATTTTACTTTTTACATTGACCGAGAAGAAAGTCTGGAAACGTGCAGTTGAAGATACCATTGGTTTAAAAACCTATTACGAAAGCCATAAAGATAGTTTTCCGCGCAAAGAAAGTGTCCGTATCAAAGAATACCGCGCAAGCGATTCTACGGTGTTAGCAGAGGTTAAAACAATGCTCCAAAATGGCCAAAACGATGTTGCTATTGATACTATCATTAACGTAAAAACTTCAAAACTCAGAATCATCCCCATTATCTACGAAAAAGAATCGAATGCTTTATCCAGAGAAATGGCGAATAAACAGCTAAATTATACCACCCCGATAAAAAAGGAAGTTAATGTATATCTTTTTTACCGGTTAGCAGAAATATTGCCGGTAGGAATCAAAACCTATGAAGAAGCAAAAGCCGAGTGTATTACCCGCTACCAAACCCAACTTGAAAAAGAATGGGAAGTTTCTTTGGAAAAAAATTATCCCGTAAAAATCAATGAAGAGGTGTTTAAAACACTCTTTAAATAG